From a single Trichoplusia ni isolate ovarian cell line Hi5 unplaced genomic scaffold, tn1 tig00000785, whole genome shotgun sequence genomic region:
- the LOC113507169 gene encoding cilia- and flagella-associated protein 61-like, whose protein sequence is MITNTPPSVSLDFIYVEPSVSRFRFPLYRYVIINFLFILHYSELSALSIVMINEKKEVTGFIAFSDHPDILGVHPSEWENWIRNSYQRYYLSRNTLFIHFMCCTDAVKDFFIEEAFIAVFLNDYYLQYIVLSVPMFCPEELITRYLTYKKRNIYKYLPRVKEGIGDYLLTALRADFCPKLKMRRAVEEDNDDLVDILDKKCPRLKRLYGEYYISEIIGRHPESTRQIIVADIQGRAVAVMCLNTDINYKKLQKIYELRPYHGLKTATPLEREQTRRSNVLLSDFGEPIMLGKWSPFDQASRIKRHRSSDAKVKTLRQNMKNSSRVNFQARAGSMEHIIARSQSEDFSEMGDLPSPSLSASLYSVVNLLDEDPFDYEIVNIDTTLILTETRSQELFRSAISLAGKSSFEANSSFTKSSKIEARSSLQE, encoded by the exons ATGATAACTAATACTCCACCCAGC GTATCTTTAGACTTCATTTACGttgaaccctcagtgtcgcgattCCGGTTCCCACTTTACCggtatgttataataaattttttatttattctacattaCAGTGAATTATCAGCGCTATCAATAGTGATGATAAACGAAAAGAAAGAAGTGACAGGGTTCATTGCTTTCTCCGACCATCCTGACATACTAGGGGTACATCCTAGTGAGTGGGAAAACTGGATACGGAACTCCTATCA GCGTTACTACCTGTCTCGTAACACACTGTTCATCCACTTCATGTGTTGTACCGACGCTGTTAAGGACTTCTTTATAGAGGAGGCGTTTATCGCGGTGTTCCTCAATGACTACTACCTACAGTACATTGTGTTGTCAGTTCCTATGTTCTGTCCAGAAG AATTAATAACGAGGTATTTAACATACAAGAAACGTAACATCTACAAATATTTACCGAGGGTCAAAGAGGGGATTGGTGATTATTTGCTAACAGCATTGAGAGCTGACTTCTGTCCTAAGCTCAAGATGCGTAGAGCAGT AGAAGAAGACAATGATGATTTAGTAGACATTTTGGATAAAAAGTGTCCTCGTCTAAAGCGATTGTACGGCGAATACTATATCAGTGAAATTATTGGAAGACATCCAGAGAGTACCAGGCAAATTATCGTGGCTGAT ATCCAAGGCCGAGCCGTAGCGGTTATGTGCTTGAACACAGACATAAACTATAAGAAACTGCAGAAAATATATGAGTTGCGTCCTTATCACGGGCTTAAGACCGCTACACCTCTTGAGAGAGAACAGACTAGGAGGAGTAATGTACTCCTCTCTGATTTTGG GGAGCCTATAATGCTTGGCAAATGGAGTCCTTTTGACCAGGCTTCGAGAATAAAACGACATCGGTCTAGTGAT GCCAAAGTAAAAACACTACGACAAAACATGAAGAATTCCAGTAGAGTGAATTTCCAAGCTCGCGCCGGTAGCATGGAACACATTATAGCAAGATCCCAGTCAGAAGACTTCAGTGAAATGGGCGATCTGCCTTCACCTTCACTGTCAGCATCATTATACTCAGTTGTTAACTTACTGGACGAAGATCCCTTTGATTACGAAATAGTTAATATTGATACGACGCTTATATTGACGGAAACCAGATCTCAGGAATTGTT tcGGAGCGCTATATCCTTAGCGGGGAAATCGTCTTTTGAGGCTAATTCTTCATTTACTAAATCAAGTAAAATAGAAGCACGCAGTTCCTTGCAagagtaa